Proteins found in one Triticum aestivum cultivar Chinese Spring chromosome 4D, IWGSC CS RefSeq v2.1, whole genome shotgun sequence genomic segment:
- the LOC123098397 gene encoding dehydrodolichyl diphosphate synthase complex subunit NUS1 isoform X2 produces the protein MGTKAMEAFVVNETPVFMNKPPPHVFKLMSLPSMIIKLTLGLLWCIIHLAISLLSLCSHLIFNLECSLISSGLLWKYRNLQLGRLKYLAIVVDSREAKNTVKINQLLYWLKTLGVKYVCLYDIDGVLKKLFAPGMNGSRDNNPGDYLDASANIKALDCCQKQMTIECISGSDGKEGIAKAANLLCSSYLNGDSYTQEYVKSEENVKSEENVENEPVFTETDMASALKSIGCAGPEPDLLLVYGPARCHLGFPTWRLRYTEIMHMGPLKSMKYGAIVKAFHNYSKKHQNYGK, from the exons ATGGGTACCAAGGCCAT GGAGGCATTTGTGGTCAATGAGACACCCGTATTCATGAATAAGCCTCCTCCACATGTATTTAAACTG ATGTCTCTACCATCAATGATTATAAAGCTCACTTTGGGTTTGCTCTGGTGCATCATCCACTTAGCAATCAGCCTTTTAAGCTTATGTTCTCATCTGATTTTCAATCTAGAGTGTTCTCTTATTTCATCTGGGTTGTTGTGGAAGTATCGGAATCTCCAACTGGGGAGACTCAAATACCTCGCTATCGTGGTAGATAGCAGAGAAGCTAAGAATACCGTGAAGATCAATCAGCTGTTATATTGGCTCAAAACTCTTGGTGTGAAGTATGTGTGTCTCTATGACATTGACG GAGTGCTGAAGAAATTGTTTGCACCTGGTATGAATGGCTCAAGAGATAACAACCCCGGAGATTATTTG GATGCCAGTGCAAATATCAAAGCCTTAGATTGTTGTCAGAAACAGATGACGATAGAGTGTATTTCTGGTTCTGATGGCAAAGAGGGCATTGCTAAAGCAGCCAACTTACTTTGCTCCAGTTATTTAAACGGTGATAGCTATACTCAAGAATATGTCAAAAGTGAAGAGAATGTCAAAAGTGAAGAGAATGTCGAAAATGAGCCAGTATTTACAGAAACTGACATGGCCAGCGCACTGAAATCCATAG GTTGTGCTGGACCAGAACCTGATCTTCTACTTGTGTATGGTCCTGCCAGATGCCATTTAGGCTTTCCTACATGGAGATTGCGGTATACTGAGATTAT GCATATGGGACCTCTGAAATCAATGAAATACGGCGCCATTGTGAAAGCCTTCCATAACTACTCAAAGAAACACCAAAACTATG GTAAATGA
- the LOC123098397 gene encoding dehydrodolichyl diphosphate synthase complex subunit NUS1 isoform X1 — MHNVLFFLLSTSRNFSLHREAFVVNETPVFMNKPPPHVFKLMSLPSMIIKLTLGLLWCIIHLAISLLSLCSHLIFNLECSLISSGLLWKYRNLQLGRLKYLAIVVDSREAKNTVKINQLLYWLKTLGVKYVCLYDIDGVLKKLFAPGMNGSRDNNPGDYLDASANIKALDCCQKQMTIECISGSDGKEGIAKAANLLCSSYLNGDSYTQEYVKSEENVKSEENVENEPVFTETDMASALKSIGCAGPEPDLLLVYGPARCHLGFPTWRLRYTEIMHMGPLKSMKYGAIVKAFHNYSKKHQNYGK, encoded by the exons ATGCACAAtgtcctcttcttccttctctcgacTTCCAGAAACTTTTCTTTGCATAG GGAGGCATTTGTGGTCAATGAGACACCCGTATTCATGAATAAGCCTCCTCCACATGTATTTAAACTG ATGTCTCTACCATCAATGATTATAAAGCTCACTTTGGGTTTGCTCTGGTGCATCATCCACTTAGCAATCAGCCTTTTAAGCTTATGTTCTCATCTGATTTTCAATCTAGAGTGTTCTCTTATTTCATCTGGGTTGTTGTGGAAGTATCGGAATCTCCAACTGGGGAGACTCAAATACCTCGCTATCGTGGTAGATAGCAGAGAAGCTAAGAATACCGTGAAGATCAATCAGCTGTTATATTGGCTCAAAACTCTTGGTGTGAAGTATGTGTGTCTCTATGACATTGACG GAGTGCTGAAGAAATTGTTTGCACCTGGTATGAATGGCTCAAGAGATAACAACCCCGGAGATTATTTG GATGCCAGTGCAAATATCAAAGCCTTAGATTGTTGTCAGAAACAGATGACGATAGAGTGTATTTCTGGTTCTGATGGCAAAGAGGGCATTGCTAAAGCAGCCAACTTACTTTGCTCCAGTTATTTAAACGGTGATAGCTATACTCAAGAATATGTCAAAAGTGAAGAGAATGTCAAAAGTGAAGAGAATGTCGAAAATGAGCCAGTATTTACAGAAACTGACATGGCCAGCGCACTGAAATCCATAG GTTGTGCTGGACCAGAACCTGATCTTCTACTTGTGTATGGTCCTGCCAGATGCCATTTAGGCTTTCCTACATGGAGATTGCGGTATACTGAGATTAT GCATATGGGACCTCTGAAATCAATGAAATACGGCGCCATTGTGAAAGCCTTCCATAACTACTCAAAGAAACACCAAAACTATG GTAAATGA
- the LOC123098397 gene encoding dehydrodolichyl diphosphate synthase complex subunit NUS1 isoform X4 yields the protein MNKPPPHVFKLMSLPSMIIKLTLGLLWCIIHLAISLLSLCSHLIFNLECSLISSGLLWKYRNLQLGRLKYLAIVVDSREAKNTVKINQLLYWLKTLGVKYVCLYDIDGVLKKLFAPGMNGSRDNNPGDYLDASANIKALDCCQKQMTIECISGSDGKEGIAKAANLLCSSYLNGDSYTQEYVKSEENVKSEENVENEPVFTETDMASALKSIGCAGPEPDLLLVYGPARCHLGFPTWRLRYTEIMHMGPLKSMKYGAIVKAFHNYSKKHQNYGK from the exons ATGAATAAGCCTCCTCCACATGTATTTAAACTG ATGTCTCTACCATCAATGATTATAAAGCTCACTTTGGGTTTGCTCTGGTGCATCATCCACTTAGCAATCAGCCTTTTAAGCTTATGTTCTCATCTGATTTTCAATCTAGAGTGTTCTCTTATTTCATCTGGGTTGTTGTGGAAGTATCGGAATCTCCAACTGGGGAGACTCAAATACCTCGCTATCGTGGTAGATAGCAGAGAAGCTAAGAATACCGTGAAGATCAATCAGCTGTTATATTGGCTCAAAACTCTTGGTGTGAAGTATGTGTGTCTCTATGACATTGACG GAGTGCTGAAGAAATTGTTTGCACCTGGTATGAATGGCTCAAGAGATAACAACCCCGGAGATTATTTG GATGCCAGTGCAAATATCAAAGCCTTAGATTGTTGTCAGAAACAGATGACGATAGAGTGTATTTCTGGTTCTGATGGCAAAGAGGGCATTGCTAAAGCAGCCAACTTACTTTGCTCCAGTTATTTAAACGGTGATAGCTATACTCAAGAATATGTCAAAAGTGAAGAGAATGTCAAAAGTGAAGAGAATGTCGAAAATGAGCCAGTATTTACAGAAACTGACATGGCCAGCGCACTGAAATCCATAG GTTGTGCTGGACCAGAACCTGATCTTCTACTTGTGTATGGTCCTGCCAGATGCCATTTAGGCTTTCCTACATGGAGATTGCGGTATACTGAGATTAT GCATATGGGACCTCTGAAATCAATGAAATACGGCGCCATTGTGAAAGCCTTCCATAACTACTCAAAGAAACACCAAAACTATG GTAAATGA
- the LOC123098397 gene encoding dehydrodolichyl diphosphate synthase complex subunit NUS1 isoform X3, with translation MQSNMHDVIEMTISLLECIKGLVPIPLKMSLPSMIIKLTLGLLWCIIHLAISLLSLCSHLIFNLECSLISSGLLWKYRNLQLGRLKYLAIVVDSREAKNTVKINQLLYWLKTLGVKYVCLYDIDGVLKKLFAPGMNGSRDNNPGDYLDASANIKALDCCQKQMTIECISGSDGKEGIAKAANLLCSSYLNGDSYTQEYVKSEENVKSEENVENEPVFTETDMASALKSIGCAGPEPDLLLVYGPARCHLGFPTWRLRYTEIMHMGPLKSMKYGAIVKAFHNYSKKHQNYGK, from the exons ATGCAAAGCAATATGCATGATGTCATTGAGATGACCATCTCATTATTGGAGTGTATTAAGGGTTTGGTTCCAATACCACTTAAA ATGTCTCTACCATCAATGATTATAAAGCTCACTTTGGGTTTGCTCTGGTGCATCATCCACTTAGCAATCAGCCTTTTAAGCTTATGTTCTCATCTGATTTTCAATCTAGAGTGTTCTCTTATTTCATCTGGGTTGTTGTGGAAGTATCGGAATCTCCAACTGGGGAGACTCAAATACCTCGCTATCGTGGTAGATAGCAGAGAAGCTAAGAATACCGTGAAGATCAATCAGCTGTTATATTGGCTCAAAACTCTTGGTGTGAAGTATGTGTGTCTCTATGACATTGACG GAGTGCTGAAGAAATTGTTTGCACCTGGTATGAATGGCTCAAGAGATAACAACCCCGGAGATTATTTG GATGCCAGTGCAAATATCAAAGCCTTAGATTGTTGTCAGAAACAGATGACGATAGAGTGTATTTCTGGTTCTGATGGCAAAGAGGGCATTGCTAAAGCAGCCAACTTACTTTGCTCCAGTTATTTAAACGGTGATAGCTATACTCAAGAATATGTCAAAAGTGAAGAGAATGTCAAAAGTGAAGAGAATGTCGAAAATGAGCCAGTATTTACAGAAACTGACATGGCCAGCGCACTGAAATCCATAG GTTGTGCTGGACCAGAACCTGATCTTCTACTTGTGTATGGTCCTGCCAGATGCCATTTAGGCTTTCCTACATGGAGATTGCGGTATACTGAGATTAT GCATATGGGACCTCTGAAATCAATGAAATACGGCGCCATTGTGAAAGCCTTCCATAACTACTCAAAGAAACACCAAAACTATG GTAAATGA
- the LOC123098397 gene encoding dehydrodolichyl diphosphate synthase complex subunit NUS1 isoform X5: MSLPSMIIKLTLGLLWCIIHLAISLLSLCSHLIFNLECSLISSGLLWKYRNLQLGRLKYLAIVVDSREAKNTVKINQLLYWLKTLGVKYVCLYDIDGVLKKLFAPGMNGSRDNNPGDYLDASANIKALDCCQKQMTIECISGSDGKEGIAKAANLLCSSYLNGDSYTQEYVKSEENVKSEENVENEPVFTETDMASALKSIGCAGPEPDLLLVYGPARCHLGFPTWRLRYTEIMHMGPLKSMKYGAIVKAFHNYSKKHQNYGK; the protein is encoded by the exons ATGTCTCTACCATCAATGATTATAAAGCTCACTTTGGGTTTGCTCTGGTGCATCATCCACTTAGCAATCAGCCTTTTAAGCTTATGTTCTCATCTGATTTTCAATCTAGAGTGTTCTCTTATTTCATCTGGGTTGTTGTGGAAGTATCGGAATCTCCAACTGGGGAGACTCAAATACCTCGCTATCGTGGTAGATAGCAGAGAAGCTAAGAATACCGTGAAGATCAATCAGCTGTTATATTGGCTCAAAACTCTTGGTGTGAAGTATGTGTGTCTCTATGACATTGACG GAGTGCTGAAGAAATTGTTTGCACCTGGTATGAATGGCTCAAGAGATAACAACCCCGGAGATTATTTG GATGCCAGTGCAAATATCAAAGCCTTAGATTGTTGTCAGAAACAGATGACGATAGAGTGTATTTCTGGTTCTGATGGCAAAGAGGGCATTGCTAAAGCAGCCAACTTACTTTGCTCCAGTTATTTAAACGGTGATAGCTATACTCAAGAATATGTCAAAAGTGAAGAGAATGTCAAAAGTGAAGAGAATGTCGAAAATGAGCCAGTATTTACAGAAACTGACATGGCCAGCGCACTGAAATCCATAG GTTGTGCTGGACCAGAACCTGATCTTCTACTTGTGTATGGTCCTGCCAGATGCCATTTAGGCTTTCCTACATGGAGATTGCGGTATACTGAGATTAT GCATATGGGACCTCTGAAATCAATGAAATACGGCGCCATTGTGAAAGCCTTCCATAACTACTCAAAGAAACACCAAAACTATG GTAAATGA
- the LOC123098395 gene encoding plant-specific TFIIB-related protein 1: MSLPTQCPYCRSPAPARCATTQPPLSRPVSECSSCARLVLERHLHTHPFFPLLPSLHPLPLVTPDLAAAAPAPSSPPANDDDDPFLPAGFVSAFSAFSLERHPVLARSASAFSGQLAELERALAVDAAASSTPDPAGPMVSVDSLRAYLQIVDVASILRLDRDIADHAFDLFKECSTATCLRNRSVEALATAALVQAIREAREPRTLQEISTASNLPQKEIGKYIKILGESLKLSQPLNSNSIAVHMPRFCNLLQLNKSAQELAAHIGEVVVNKCFCTRRNPISISAAAIYLACQLEDKRKTQAEICKVTGLTEVTLRKVYKELLENWDDLLPPNYTPATPPEKAFPMTNIYSARSSSGKDLYQDKLLDNVKQKSSEAAEPDHMVIVREDEDKKTTPPGWPPKNEPRDLNQAGWQPNVPFSASPKLDRDNVETNIRGFNLNEESCPMDCEKPDVSMKPPFADRWPTEPKVLPSPPNRQPLPWQLKQAAPATGSSSYPRSRETQLGLGMDFLSGRGKRSAGDGGGDGRDKEGK, translated from the exons atgtcgctGCCGACGCAGTGCCCCTACTGCCGCTCCCCCGCGCCGGCGCGGTGCGCCACCACGCAGCCGCCGCTCTCCCGCCCCGTCTCCGAGTGCTCCTCCTGCGCCCGCCTCGTCCTCGAGCGCCACCTCCACACCCACCCcttcttccccctcctcccctccctccaccCGCTCCCCCTCGTCAcccccgacctcgccgccgccgcccccgcgccctccTCCCCGCCCGCCAACGACGACGACGACCCCTTCCTCCCCGCCGGCTTCGTCTCCGCCTTCTCGGCCTTCTCCCTCGAGCGCCACCCCGTCctcgcccgctccgcctccgccttctccggcCAGCTCGCCGAGCTCGAGCGCGCGCTCGCCGtcgacgccgccgcctcctccaccccggaCCCCGCGGGCCCCATGGTCTCCGTCGACAGCCTCCGCGCCTACCTCCAGATCGTGGACGTCGCCTCCATCCTCAGGCTCGACCGGGACATCGCCGACCACGCCTTCGACCTCTTCAAGGAGTGCTCCACCGCCACCTGCCTCAGGAACCGCAGCGTCGAGGCGCTGGCCACCGCCGCGCTCGTGCAGGCCATCCGCGAGGCACGGGAGCCCAGGACGCTGCAG GAAATTTCCACAGCTAGCAATCTTCCTCAGAAAGAGATAGGAAAATACATCAAAATACTAGGCGAATCTCTTAAACTGAGCCAACCTCTTAACAGCAATTCAATAGCAGTTCACATGCCTCGGTTTTGCAACCTCCTCCAGCTCAATAAATCAGCCCAG GAACTTGCAGCCCACATTGGTGAGGTGGTTGTTAATAAATGCTTCTGCACGAGGCGAAACCCTATAAGCATATCTGCTGCTGCTATCTACCTTGCATGTCAGCTTGAAGACAAGCGCAAGACCCAGGCAGAGATCTGTAAGGTTACAGGCCTTACAGAGGTGACCCTACGCAAAGTGTATAAAGAGCTGTTGGAAAATTGGGACGATCTGCTACCCCCTAACTACACACCAGCTACACCACCGGAGAAAGCTTTCCCGATGACAAACATATATTCAGCGCGTTCATCAAGCGGAAAAGATCTTTATCAAGACAAGTTGCTGGACAACGTGAAGCAAAAAAGCTCTGAAGCTGCAGAGCCTGATCACATGGTAATCGTAAGAGAGGATGAAGATAAGAAAACCACTCCTCCTGGTTGGCCTCCAAAGAATGAGCCCCGTGACTTGAACCAGGCAGGCTGGCAGCCGAATGTCCCGTTTTCGGCGTCTCCAAAATTGGACCGTGACAATGTGGAGACGAACATTCGTGGGTTTAACCTCAACGAGGAATCATGCCCAATGGATTGCGAAAAGCCAGACGTCTCAATGAAGCCGCCCTTTGCTGATCGATGGCCGACTGAACCAAAGGTGCTTCCATCCCCTCCCAATAGGCAGCCTCTGCCATGGCAGCTTAAGCAAGCAGCGCCGGCAACCGGGTCATCATCTTATCCGAGGAGTCGTGAGACGCAGCTGGGCCTGGGCATGGACTTTCTGTCTGGGCGTGGGAAAAGAAGCGCCGGGGATGGCGGCGGCGATGGCCGTGATAAAGAGGGCAAGTGA
- the LOC123098396 gene encoding cyanelle 30S ribosomal protein S10 isoform X2: MAVSTSTSTLPLLFLHRSTASPNPTALSFASSLRASPLRSRASAAPPAETLADDLPSDTPPVGEGSGIPMPSSIGEDGEELAPKQKIRIKLRSYWVPLIEDSCKQIIEAAKTTNAKTMGPVPLPTKKRIYCVLNSPHVHKDSRFHFEIRTHQRLIDIMYPTAQTIDSLMQLQLPAGVDVEVKL; the protein is encoded by the exons ATGGccgtctccacctccacctccacgctcccactcctcttcctccaccgctccaccgcaaGCCCGAACCCCACCGCGCTCTCCTTCGCCTCCTCCCTCCGCGCGTCCCCGCTGCgctcccgcgcctccgccgccccgccagcCGAGACCCTCGCCGACGACCTGCCCTCCGACACGCCTCCG GTTGGTGAGGGGTCGGGAATTCCGATGCCGTCGTCGATTGGGGAGGATGGGGAGGAG CTGGCACCCAAGCAGAAGATCAGAATCAAGCTGAGGTCTTACTGGGTGCCATTGATAGAGGACTCCTGCAAGCAGATCATTGAAGCTGCAAAGACAACTAATGCCAAGACCATGGGTCCTGTTCCTCTGCCAACCAAGAAGAGAATATACTGTGTGCTCAACTCTCCCCATGTGCACAAAGATTCAAGGTTCCACTTTGAGATCCGGACACACCAGCGGTTGATTGATATCATGTACCCGACCGCCCAGACGATCGACTCATTGATGCAGCTCCAGCTCCCCGCCGGGGTGGATGTCGAGGTTAAGCTATGA
- the LOC123098396 gene encoding uncharacterized protein isoform X1 — protein sequence MAVSTSTSTLPLLFLHRSTASPNPTALSFASSLRASPLRSRASAAPPAETLADDLPSDTPPVGEGSGIPMPSSIGEDGEELLFGATAGKETVSRARAQSHSSFSDSFNVSQERIVITNSSGEKLIGVLHEAGSKDIVVLCHGFRSSKESRTIMGLTDALTSEKISVFQFDFSGNGESEGTFQYGNYYKEVDDLHAVIQHFKEHKRDTRAIAGHSKGGDVVIIYASMYQDVSRVINISGRFDLKRGIADRLGSDYMERINQHGFIDVAQKTGQFMYRVTKESLMDRLRIDMQSACMSIGPNCRVLTVHGSDDDVVPSEDALEFHKYIGNHEVHIIEGADHRYSSHRLELANIVLKFVTSG from the exons ATGGccgtctccacctccacctccacgctcccactcctcttcctccaccgctccaccgcaaGCCCGAACCCCACCGCGCTCTCCTTCGCCTCCTCCCTCCGCGCGTCCCCGCTGCgctcccgcgcctccgccgccccgccagcCGAGACCCTCGCCGACGACCTGCCCTCCGACACGCCTCCG GTTGGTGAGGGGTCGGGAATTCCGATGCCGTCGTCGATTGGGGAGGATGGGGAGGAG TTACTGTTTGGTGCTACTGCCGGGAAAGAAACTGTTTCAAGGGCACGTGCACAGTCGCACTCGTCCTTCAGTGATTCCTTCAATGTATCTCAAGAGAGGATAGTGATAACGAACAGTTCTGGAGAGAAACTCATTGGTGTTTTGCACGAAGCTGGATCTAAGGACATTGTAGTGTTATGCCATGGGTTTAGGTCATCAAAGGAAAGTAGAACCATAATGGGTCTTACTGATGCATTAACATCAGAGAAGATTAGTGTATTTCAGTTTGATTTTTCTGGCAACGGAGAAAGTGAAGGTACATTTCAGTATGGCAACTACTATAAAGAGGTGGATGACTTGCATGCTGTAATCCAGCATTTTAAGGAACACAAGCGTGATACTCGTGCTATTGCTGGCCACAGTAAGGGAGGAGATGTGGTCATCATCTATGCGTCCATGTATCAAGATGTATCTCGTGTTATCAACATATCGGGCAGATTTGATCTGAAACGTGGAATTGCAGATCGTCTTGGCAGTGACTATATGGAAAGGATAAATCAACATGGTTTCATTGACGTGGCACAGAAAACAGGACAGTTCATGTACCGTGTAACCAAAGAAAGTCTGATGGACCGTCTTAGGATAGATATGCAAAGTGCATGCATGTCTATTGGCCCTAACTGCAGGGTCCTGACAGTTCATGGTTCTGACGATGATGTTGTGCCATCGGAGGATGCTCTGGAATTTCATAAATATATAGGCAACCACGAAGTGCATATTATTGAAGGAGCTGATCATAGATATTCATCTCATCGGCTTGAGTTGGCTAACATTGTATTGAAATTTGTTACATCTGGCTGA